In Streptomyces sp. NBC_00433, a single genomic region encodes these proteins:
- a CDS encoding DUF2637 domain-containing protein: MAAIRLTRTHRILVGVVVAGAVVIAGIGFAGSYAAVRTLALHKGFGWFANVFPIGVDAGIVVLLALDLLLTWLRIPFPLLRQTAWLLTAATIAFNGAAAWPDPLGVGMHAIIPVLFVVSVEAARHAIGRVADITADKHMEGVRFTRWLLAPFPTFRLWRRMKLWELRSYEEVIRREQDRLVYRARLRARYGVAWRRKAPVEAIMPLRLARYGVPLTETAEAGLAAAGIEPHAPAIELPAVVTVVAEPAAGPAPEAAPAAPEPAEPVDVPEPLYAEQVYGHPYDPRYDPQFDPRYDPRYDPRYAYDQQQMQMQQWQGAPHNSPWFAAQQGYVQGQQPYEQQPQPDAFPEPEPVPEPAGQIRVPAGPNRTRPLGGAATVNGANGNHAATIPGPRAEDFAAQAQQPQIQQPQAVQQVQQPVRESVPEPVAEPEPVPEQGLDIPDGISVDEAYFAAYRQYVREQGHFPNTRQFARYLPNVYGGTAPEERHLVASIRDMRYRFQSEADTEHIP, from the coding sequence GTGGCCGCGATACGTTTGACCCGGACACACCGGATATTGGTCGGGGTGGTCGTCGCCGGCGCCGTGGTGATCGCAGGAATCGGCTTCGCCGGTTCCTACGCCGCGGTGCGCACTCTCGCGCTGCACAAGGGCTTCGGCTGGTTCGCGAACGTCTTCCCGATCGGCGTCGACGCGGGCATCGTCGTCCTGCTGGCGCTGGACCTGCTGCTGACCTGGCTGCGCATCCCCTTCCCGCTGCTGCGGCAGACGGCGTGGCTGCTGACCGCCGCGACGATCGCCTTCAACGGCGCCGCGGCCTGGCCCGACCCGCTGGGTGTGGGCATGCACGCGATCATCCCGGTGCTCTTCGTGGTGTCGGTGGAGGCCGCGCGGCACGCGATCGGCCGGGTCGCGGACATCACCGCCGACAAGCACATGGAGGGCGTCCGCTTCACCCGCTGGCTGCTCGCGCCCTTCCCGACCTTCCGGTTGTGGCGGCGGATGAAGCTGTGGGAGCTGCGGTCGTACGAGGAGGTCATCCGGCGCGAGCAGGACCGGCTGGTCTACCGCGCCAGGCTGCGGGCGCGCTACGGCGTCGCGTGGCGCCGCAAGGCCCCGGTCGAGGCGATCATGCCGCTGCGGCTGGCCCGCTACGGTGTGCCGCTGACCGAGACCGCGGAGGCCGGCCTCGCCGCCGCGGGCATCGAACCGCACGCGCCGGCCATCGAGTTGCCCGCGGTGGTCACCGTCGTGGCCGAGCCGGCCGCGGGGCCGGCACCCGAGGCCGCCCCGGCGGCGCCGGAGCCCGCGGAGCCGGTGGACGTACCGGAGCCGCTGTATGCCGAGCAGGTCTACGGGCACCCGTACGATCCGCGCTACGACCCGCAGTTCGACCCCAGGTACGACCCGCGCTACGACCCCAGGTACGCCTACGACCAGCAGCAGATGCAGATGCAGCAGTGGCAGGGCGCCCCGCACAACAGCCCCTGGTTCGCGGCCCAGCAGGGCTACGTCCAGGGGCAGCAGCCGTACGAGCAGCAGCCGCAGCCGGACGCCTTCCCCGAGCCGGAGCCCGTGCCCGAGCCCGCGGGGCAGATACGGGTCCCGGCGGGACCGAACCGCACCCGCCCGCTGGGCGGCGCCGCGACGGTGAACGGCGCGAACGGCAACCACGCCGCTACGATCCCGGGCCCGCGCGCCGAGGACTTCGCGGCGCAGGCCCAGCAGCCGCAGATCCAGCAGCCGCAAGCTGTCCAGCAGGTCCAGCAGCCGGTGCGGGAGTCCGTGCCCGAGCCGGTGGCCGAGCCGGAGCCCGTACCCGAGCAGGGGCTCGACATCCCCGACGGCATCTCGGTGGACGAGGCCTACTTCGCCGCCTACCGCCAGTACGTGCGCGAGCAGGGCCACTTCCCGAACACCCGGCAGTTCGCCCGCTACCTGCCCAACGTCTACGGCGGCACCGCCCCCGAGGAGCGCCACCTCGTCGCGTCCATCCGCGACATGCGCTACCGCTTCCAGTCCGAGGCGGACACCGAGCACATCCCGTAG
- a CDS encoding DUF3558 domain-containing protein: MERPRRRTAPRPALLLACAVAVPAMLLAGCSSGGGSGSDDSDASKGTAGSATPTTPALAPAKYADLPGGCATVGKATVAALVPKAKTAGGTPALTDDTATRAGCSWTGNGSDGFQYRWLSVTLQRFTSSATTSAEQQAKERFTDQVALLGKVPGAATSAVTRIGDQASSVTAKATVAKVTSQNDTLVARVGNVVVIVEYNGAGLVGKKNPTASVVRTGAERAAKDVVTAIVGANS; encoded by the coding sequence ATGGAACGACCACGACGACGCACCGCACCGCGGCCGGCCCTGCTGCTCGCCTGCGCGGTGGCGGTCCCCGCGATGCTGCTCGCCGGCTGCTCCTCGGGCGGCGGCTCCGGCTCCGACGACTCCGACGCCTCGAAGGGCACCGCGGGCAGCGCCACGCCGACGACCCCGGCGCTCGCCCCGGCGAAGTACGCCGACCTCCCCGGCGGCTGCGCGACGGTCGGCAAGGCCACGGTCGCCGCGCTGGTCCCCAAGGCGAAGACCGCGGGCGGCACACCGGCGCTGACCGACGACACCGCGACCCGCGCGGGCTGCTCGTGGACGGGCAACGGCTCCGACGGCTTCCAGTACCGCTGGCTGTCGGTGACCCTGCAGCGGTTCACCTCCAGCGCGACCACGTCGGCCGAGCAGCAGGCCAAGGAGCGCTTCACCGACCAGGTCGCCCTGCTCGGCAAGGTGCCGGGCGCCGCCACGTCGGCGGTGACGCGCATCGGCGACCAGGCCAGTTCGGTCACGGCGAAGGCCACGGTGGCGAAGGTGACGTCGCAGAACGACACCCTCGTGGCGCGGGTCGGCAATGTCGTGGTGATAGTCGAGTACAACGGCGCCGGGCTCGTAGGCAAGAAGAACCCGACCGCGAGCGTGGTGCGGACCGGCGCCGAGCGGGCCGCCAAGGACGTCGTCACGGCGATCGTCGGCGCCAACAGCTGA
- the lysS gene encoding lysine--tRNA ligase, with protein sequence MAGSTETDWVSRFADDVIAESERRAPGKPVVVASGLSPSGPIHLGNLREVMTPHLVADEVRRRGHEVRHLISWDDYDRYRKVPNGVEGVDGSWAEHIGKPLTAVPAPAGSPHPNWAEHFKAQMSASLAELGVTYDGISQTEQYTAGTYREQILHAMRHRADIDAILAQYRTKKAPAKQSQKPVDDAELAAEEGSGAAEEDDGSGSGAGYFPYKPYCEQCGKDFTTVTAYDDETTELTYTCACGHGETVRLSEFDRGKLVWKVDWPMRWAYEGVVFEPSGVDHSSPGSSFQVGGQIVGPIFGGEQPIGPMYAFVGISGMAKMSSSKGGVPVPADALRIMEPQILRWLYARRRPNQSFKIAFDQEIQRLYDEWDALTRKVEEGSALPGDVAAHARAAGTAAGELPHTPRPLPYRTLASVADITAGAEQQTLRILSELEPDRPLASLDEVRPRLDRAEAWISSQVPAEQRTVVRAEPDAARLAGLPDDERGALKLLVDGLASHWSLDGLTTLVYAVPKVQAGLAPDAKPTPELKVAQRSFFALLYELLVGRDTGPRLPTLLLAVGQDRVRSLLGAQD encoded by the coding sequence GTGGCTGGCAGCACCGAGACCGACTGGGTCTCCCGTTTCGCGGACGACGTCATCGCCGAGTCGGAGCGCCGCGCACCCGGGAAACCCGTTGTCGTCGCGTCCGGGCTCAGCCCCTCAGGGCCGATCCACCTGGGCAATCTCCGCGAGGTGATGACCCCGCACCTGGTCGCCGACGAGGTCAGGCGGCGCGGCCACGAGGTGCGGCACCTGATCTCCTGGGACGACTACGACCGCTATCGCAAGGTGCCGAACGGCGTCGAGGGCGTCGACGGGTCCTGGGCCGAGCACATCGGCAAGCCGCTGACCGCGGTGCCCGCCCCCGCCGGGTCCCCGCACCCGAACTGGGCGGAGCACTTCAAGGCCCAGATGTCGGCGTCGCTGGCCGAGCTGGGCGTCACCTACGACGGCATCAGCCAGACCGAGCAGTACACGGCGGGCACCTACCGCGAGCAGATCCTGCACGCCATGCGGCACCGCGCCGACATCGACGCGATCCTCGCGCAGTACCGCACGAAGAAGGCCCCGGCCAAGCAGTCCCAGAAGCCGGTGGACGATGCGGAGCTGGCCGCCGAGGAGGGCTCCGGCGCGGCCGAGGAGGACGACGGCAGCGGCAGCGGCGCCGGGTATTTCCCGTACAAGCCATACTGCGAGCAGTGCGGCAAGGACTTCACCACCGTCACCGCCTACGACGACGAGACGACCGAGCTGACGTACACGTGCGCCTGCGGGCACGGCGAGACGGTGCGGCTCAGCGAGTTCGACCGCGGCAAGCTGGTCTGGAAGGTCGACTGGCCGATGCGCTGGGCCTACGAGGGCGTCGTCTTCGAGCCGTCCGGCGTCGACCACTCCTCACCCGGGTCGTCCTTCCAGGTCGGCGGGCAGATCGTCGGGCCGATCTTCGGCGGCGAGCAGCCGATCGGGCCGATGTACGCCTTCGTCGGCATCTCCGGGATGGCGAAGATGTCCTCGTCCAAGGGCGGGGTGCCGGTGCCGGCCGACGCGCTGCGGATCATGGAGCCGCAGATCCTGCGCTGGCTCTACGCCCGCCGCCGACCCAACCAGTCCTTCAAGATCGCCTTCGACCAGGAGATCCAGCGGCTCTACGACGAGTGGGACGCGCTGACCCGCAAGGTCGAGGAGGGCTCCGCGCTGCCCGGCGACGTCGCCGCCCACGCCCGCGCGGCCGGCACCGCGGCCGGGGAGCTGCCGCACACGCCCAGGCCGCTGCCGTACCGGACGCTCGCCTCGGTCGCCGACATCACCGCCGGCGCGGAGCAGCAGACGCTGCGTATCCTCTCGGAGCTGGAGCCCGACCGGCCGCTGGCCTCGCTGGACGAGGTGCGGCCGCGGCTGGACCGGGCCGAGGCATGGATCTCCAGCCAGGTGCCCGCCGAGCAGCGGACGGTGGTCCGGGCCGAGCCCGACGCGGCCCGGCTCGCCGGGCTGCCGGACGACGAGCGGGGCGCGCTGAAGCTGCTCGTCGACGGGCTCGCCTCGCACTGGTCGCTGGACGGCCTGACGACACTGGTCTACGCGGTGCCGAAGGTGCAGGCCGGGCTGGCGCCCGACGCCAAGCCGACCCCTGAGCTGAAGGTGGCCCAGCGGTCCTTCTTCGCTCTGCTCTACGAGCTGCTGGTCGGCCGCGACACCGGCCCCCGGCTGCCGACACTGCTGCTCGCGGTCGGCCAGGACCGCGTGCGGTCACTGCTGGGCGCGCAGGACTGA
- the argS gene encoding arginine--tRNA ligase yields the protein MASVASLSASLQQRVSAALAAAVPSAVDADPLLRRSDRADFQANGVLGLAKRQKANPQALAAEVVAALPVGGGDADGTIASVEVSGPGFLNITVSDAAITRNLAARAADDRLGVPVSAHPGTTVVDYAQPNVAKEMHVGHLRSSVIGDAIVRILEFSGEQVVRRHHIGDWGTQFGMLVQYLIEHPHELDHSEGEGTAGEASMSRLDRLYKASGALFKSDEEFKERARRRVVDLQAGDPETVALWQRFVDESKIYFDSVYSKLDIQIRDEDIVGESGYNDMLVETCDLLEKSGVAVWSNGALCVFFDDIKGKDGEPVPLIVRKTDGGFGYAATDLSAIRNRTGDLHADTLLYVVDVRQSLHFRMVFETARRAGWLTDAVTARHLPFGTLLGKDGKPFKTRSGESVKLEDLLDEAVQRATAVVREKGEKIGLTDSEITANGTQVGIGAVKYADLSTSLGRDYVFDLDRMVSLNGDTSVYIQYAYARTRSIFRKAAEGQRAAAHPEVALEPAERALGLHLDAFGDTLAEVAEVYEPHRLASYLFQLASLFTTFYEQCPVLTADGGQDQVENRLFLCDLTARTLRQGLTLLGIRTPERL from the coding sequence ATGGCCTCGGTCGCTTCCCTTTCCGCTTCGCTCCAGCAGCGCGTCTCGGCCGCCCTCGCGGCGGCCGTGCCGTCGGCCGTCGACGCCGACCCGCTGCTGCGACGCAGCGACCGGGCGGACTTCCAGGCCAACGGGGTGCTGGGCCTGGCCAAGCGGCAGAAGGCCAACCCGCAGGCGCTCGCGGCCGAGGTCGTCGCCGCGCTGCCCGTGGGCGGCGGTGACGCGGACGGCACGATCGCCTCCGTCGAGGTGTCCGGTCCCGGCTTCCTCAACATCACGGTGTCGGACGCCGCCATCACCCGGAATCTCGCCGCCCGAGCCGCCGACGACCGGCTCGGCGTGCCCGTGAGCGCGCACCCGGGCACCACCGTGGTGGATTACGCGCAGCCGAATGTGGCCAAGGAGATGCACGTCGGCCACCTGCGGTCCTCGGTGATCGGCGACGCGATCGTGCGGATCCTGGAGTTCAGCGGCGAGCAGGTCGTCCGCAGGCACCACATCGGCGACTGGGGCACCCAGTTCGGCATGCTCGTGCAGTATCTGATCGAGCACCCGCACGAGCTGGACCACAGCGAGGGCGAGGGCACGGCCGGCGAGGCCTCGATGTCCCGGCTCGACCGGCTCTACAAGGCGTCGGGCGCGCTGTTCAAGTCCGACGAGGAGTTCAAGGAGCGGGCCAGGCGCCGGGTGGTGGACCTCCAGGCCGGCGACCCCGAGACGGTCGCGCTGTGGCAGCGGTTCGTGGACGAGTCGAAGATCTACTTCGACTCGGTCTACAGCAAGCTGGACATCCAGATCCGCGACGAGGACATCGTCGGCGAGTCCGGTTACAACGACATGCTGGTGGAGACGTGCGACCTGCTGGAGAAGTCCGGTGTCGCGGTGTGGTCCAACGGGGCGCTGTGCGTGTTCTTCGACGACATCAAGGGCAAGGACGGCGAGCCGGTCCCGCTGATCGTCCGCAAGACCGACGGAGGCTTCGGCTACGCGGCGACCGACCTGTCCGCGATCCGGAACAGGACCGGTGACCTGCACGCCGACACCCTGCTCTACGTGGTCGACGTGCGGCAGTCGCTGCACTTCCGGATGGTCTTCGAGACCGCCAGGCGGGCCGGCTGGCTGACCGACGCGGTCACCGCCAGGCACCTGCCGTTCGGCACGCTGCTCGGCAAGGACGGCAAGCCGTTCAAGACCCGGTCCGGCGAGAGCGTCAAACTGGAGGACCTGCTGGACGAGGCGGTGCAGCGGGCCACGGCCGTAGTCCGGGAGAAGGGCGAGAAGATCGGCCTGACCGACTCGGAGATCACGGCGAACGGCACGCAGGTCGGCATCGGCGCGGTGAAATACGCCGACCTGTCGACGTCGCTCGGCCGGGACTACGTCTTCGACCTCGACCGGATGGTGTCGCTCAACGGCGACACGAGCGTCTACATCCAGTACGCGTACGCCAGGACCCGGTCGATCTTCCGCAAGGCGGCGGAGGGACAGCGGGCCGCGGCGCACCCGGAGGTGGCGCTGGAGCCGGCCGAGCGGGCGCTCGGGCTGCACCTGGACGCCTTCGGCGACACCCTCGCCGAGGTGGCCGAGGTCTACGAGCCCCACCGGCTGGCGTCGTATCTCTTCCAGCTCGCGTCGCTGTTCACCACCTTCTACGAGCAGTGCCCGGTGCTCACCGCGGACGGCGGCCAGGACCAGGTGGAGAACAGGCTGTTCCTGTGCGACCTGACCGCCCGCACCCTGCGGCAGGGCCTGACGCTGCTCGGCATCCGCACGCCCGAGCGGCTCTGA
- a CDS encoding SpoIIE family protein phosphatase, whose amino-acid sequence MTDPDIDYQAVYNRLPAGIALLTPELCYADANEAYLSLAGRPLADLLGVYIFDAFPDSPGRTRTANGPTSLGASLRHVLAARERDSLALQRYDVERPDRPGTYEERYWSIINTPILDSAGEVVLIAHRVEEVTAFMRARAETGGDSKLQAELYMRARELQEINERMRAAHAREREVALTLQEALLPAPRPVGHRAAVRYQPAVSALNVCGDWYDLVDLPGDRIAVAVGDVVGHGLAAACVMGQLRSALSAASRATSGPADALNVLGLYSRSVEGAESTTVVNTFIDWHSRTLTYSNAGHPPAALLRPDGTVEFLDQATDPPLGARPVHQPRPETTVGFTAGSTLVLYTDGLIERRQEDIDVGLGRLADTLHRHPLSDPETLADTLLSELVPPTGATDDTALVVMRL is encoded by the coding sequence GTGACGGATCCGGACATCGACTACCAGGCGGTCTACAACAGGCTGCCCGCCGGTATCGCACTGCTGACCCCGGAACTGTGCTATGCCGACGCGAACGAGGCGTATCTGAGCCTGGCGGGCCGCCCGCTGGCCGATCTCCTCGGCGTGTACATCTTCGACGCCTTCCCCGACAGCCCGGGAAGGACGCGCACCGCGAACGGCCCGACCAGCCTCGGTGCCTCCCTGCGGCATGTGCTCGCCGCCCGCGAGCGCGACAGCCTCGCCCTCCAGCGCTACGACGTCGAGCGGCCGGACCGCCCCGGCACGTACGAGGAGCGCTACTGGAGCATAATCAACACCCCGATCCTCGACAGCGCGGGCGAGGTGGTGCTGATCGCCCACCGGGTCGAGGAGGTCACCGCCTTCATGCGGGCCAGGGCCGAGACCGGCGGCGACAGCAAGCTGCAGGCCGAGCTGTACATGCGGGCCCGCGAGCTGCAGGAGATCAACGAGCGGATGCGGGCCGCCCACGCCAGGGAGCGGGAGGTCGCGCTCACCCTGCAGGAGGCGCTGCTGCCCGCGCCCCGCCCGGTCGGCCACCGGGCGGCCGTGCGGTACCAGCCCGCGGTCAGCGCGCTGAACGTGTGCGGTGACTGGTACGACCTGGTGGACCTGCCCGGCGACCGCATCGCGGTCGCCGTCGGTGACGTCGTCGGCCACGGCCTTGCCGCCGCCTGCGTGATGGGCCAGCTCAGAAGCGCGCTGAGCGCCGCCTCCCGGGCCACCTCGGGCCCCGCCGACGCGCTCAACGTCCTCGGGCTCTACTCCAGGTCCGTGGAGGGCGCCGAGTCCACGACCGTGGTCAACACCTTCATCGACTGGCACAGCCGCACCCTCACGTACAGCAACGCGGGGCACCCGCCGGCCGCGCTGCTGCGTCCCGACGGCACGGTGGAATTCCTCGACCAGGCCACCGACCCGCCGCTCGGCGCCCGCCCCGTCCACCAGCCCCGCCCGGAGACCACCGTCGGCTTCACCGCCGGCTCCACGCTGGTCCTCTACACCGACGGGCTGATCGAGCGCCGCCAGGAGGACATCGACGTCGGCCTGGGGCGGCTGGCGGACACCCTGCACCGGCACCCGCTGTCCGACCCCGAGACCCTGGCGGACACGCTGCTCAGCGAGCTGGTCCCGCCGACCGGCGCCACCGACGACACCGCGCTGGTCGTCATGCGGCTCTGA
- a CDS encoding RtcB family protein produces the protein MSYTEVPGVRVPIRMWTDPSTVDSGAMQQLRNVSTLPWIKGLAVMPDVHYGKGATVGSVIAMHGAVCPAAVGVDIGCGMSAVKTSLTANDLPGDLSRLRAKIEQAIPVGRGLHRDPLEPGRFFGLTTAGWDDFWTRFDGVADEVRFRRERATQQMGTLGSGNHHIELSLDEDGAVWLTLHSGSRNIGKELAEFHIGEAQKLPHNQGLVDRDLAVFVSDTPQMAAYRRDLYWAQEYAKWNRTLMMTLFKDVVRRELKKAKPTFEPEISCHHNYVAEERYDGMDLLVTRKGAIRAGTGDLGIIPGSMGTATYIVRGLGNTAAFNSASHGAGRKMSRSAAKKRFSTRDLEDQTRGVECRKDSGVVDEIPGAYKPIERVIEQQRDLVEVVAKLKQAICVKG, from the coding sequence ATGTCGTACACCGAAGTGCCCGGGGTCCGGGTGCCGATCCGCATGTGGACCGACCCGTCCACCGTCGACAGCGGCGCGATGCAGCAGCTCCGCAACGTCTCCACGCTGCCCTGGATCAAGGGCCTCGCCGTGATGCCCGACGTCCACTACGGCAAGGGCGCCACCGTCGGCTCCGTCATCGCCATGCACGGCGCCGTCTGCCCGGCCGCGGTCGGCGTCGACATCGGCTGCGGCATGAGCGCGGTGAAGACCTCGCTGACCGCGAACGACCTCCCGGGCGACCTCTCCCGCCTCCGCGCCAAGATCGAACAGGCCATCCCGGTCGGCCGCGGCCTGCACCGCGACCCGCTCGAACCGGGCCGCTTCTTCGGGCTGACCACCGCCGGCTGGGACGACTTCTGGACCCGTTTCGACGGAGTGGCCGACGAGGTCCGCTTCCGCCGGGAGCGGGCCACCCAGCAGATGGGCACGCTCGGATCGGGAAACCACCACATCGAACTCTCCCTCGACGAGGACGGCGCGGTGTGGCTGACCCTGCACTCGGGCTCGCGGAACATCGGCAAGGAACTGGCCGAATTCCACATCGGCGAGGCGCAGAAGCTCCCGCACAACCAGGGCCTGGTCGACCGCGACCTGGCGGTCTTCGTGTCGGACACCCCGCAGATGGCCGCCTACCGGCGCGACCTCTACTGGGCGCAGGAGTACGCGAAGTGGAACCGCACGCTCATGATGACCCTGTTCAAGGACGTCGTCCGTCGTGAACTGAAGAAGGCCAAGCCCACATTCGAGCCGGAAATCTCCTGCCACCACAACTACGTGGCGGAGGAGCGCTACGACGGCATGGACCTGCTGGTCACCCGCAAGGGCGCGATCCGCGCGGGCACCGGCGACCTCGGCATCATCCCGGGCTCCATGGGCACGGCGACCTACATCGTGCGCGGCCTGGGCAACACCGCGGCCTTCAACTCGGCCTCCCACGGGGCAGGCCGCAAGATGAGCCGCAGCGCGGCGAAGAAGCGCTTCTCCACCCGCGACCTGGAAGACCAGACCCGCGGAGTCGAGTGCCGCAAGGACTCCGGTGTCGTGGACGAGATCCCGGGCGCGTACAAGCCGATCGAGAGGGTCATCGAGCAGCAGCGCGACCTGGTCGAGGTGGTGGCCAAGCTCAAGCAGGCCATCTGCGTCAAGGGCTGA